From one Gracilinanus agilis isolate LMUSP501 chromosome 5, AgileGrace, whole genome shotgun sequence genomic stretch:
- the RECQL gene encoding ATP-dependent DNA helicase Q1 — MESVSELSEELDSVTSELQAVEIQIQELLERQQELIQKKTALKKKIKQSLEDPGAGASSEFDSSPESWNKQDFPWSGKVKDALQNVFKLQKFRPLQLETINVTMAGKEVFLVMPTGGGKSLCYQLPAVCSEGFTLVICPLISLMEDQLMVLEQLGVSATLLNASSTKEHVKWVHAEMVNKNSKLKLIYVTPEKIAKSKMFMSKLEKAYEAGRFTRIAVDEVHCCSQWGHDFRPDYKALGILKRQFPNTSLIGLTATATNHVLKDAQKILCVEKCFTFTASFNRPNLYYEVRQKPSNTEDFIEDIVKVINGRYKGQSGIIYCFSQKDSEQVTISLQKLGIQAGAYHANMEPKDKTKVHKNWSANKIQVVVATVAFGMGIDKPDVRFVIHHSMSKSMENYYQESGRAGRDDLKADCILYSGFGDIFRISSMVVMENVGQQKLYEMVSYCHNIHKCRRMLIAQHFDEVWNSAACNKMCDNCCKDISFEKKNVTDHCRDLIKILKQAEKLNEKLTPLKLIDAWLGKGVAKLRVSDVVPPKLPRDELEKIIAHFILQQYLKEDFSFTAYATISYLKVGPKAHLLNNEEHIIIMKVKKNTKGSSKVESPQVSNSETERKMEEKHFGNFQNTDVKKHGSQAKQLHSESTKAKKRKLDNSIME; from the exons AACTAAGCGAGGAATTGGATTCCGTCACCAGTGAGCTGCAGGCAGTAGAAATTCAGATACAGGAACTTCTGGAAAGACAACAAGAGCTTATTCAGAAAAAGACTGccctaaagaagaaaataaagcaatctCTAGAAGACCCAGGTGCTGGAGCAAGCTCAGAATTTGATTCTTCACCTGAGAGCTGGAATAAACAAG ATTTTCCTTGGTCTGGGAAAGTTAAAGATGCTCTGCAGAATGTCTTTAAACTGCAAAAGTTTAGACCTCTACAGCTTGAAACTATTAATGTGACAATGGCTGGAAAGGAAGTATTTCTTGTTATGCCTACAGGAGGTGGAAAGAGCTTGTGCTACCAACTACCAGCAGTATGTTCTGAAG GTTTCACACTTGTGATCTGCCCTCTGATTTCTCTTATGGAAGATCAGTTAATGGTTTTAGAACAACTGGGAGTTTCAGCTACTTTGCTAAATGCTTCTAGCACTAAG GAACATGTGAAATGGGTTCATGCTGAAATGGTAAATAAAAACTCCAAGCTGAAGCTCATTTATGTTACCCCAGAGAAAATTGCTAAAAGCAAAATGTTTATGTCAAAGTTGGAGAAAGCCTATGAAGCAGGAAGATTCACCAGAATAGCTGTTGATGAAGTTCATTGCTGTAGTCAGTGGGGACATGATTTCAGGCCTG atTATAAGGCACTTGGTATCTTAAAACGGCAGTTCCCCAATACATCACTAATTGGGTTGACAGCAACTGCTACCAATCATGTTTTGAAGGATGCCCAGAAAATTCTGTGTGTTGAGAAGTGCTTTACATTTACTGCATCATTTAATCGGCCAAATCTTTATTATGAG GTTCGGCAAAAGCCTTCCAACACTGAGGATTTCATTGAGGATATTGTGAAGGTCATTAATGGGAGATATAAAGGACAATCTg gaattatatattgtttttctcaaaaggactctgagcaagtcacaattAGTTTACAGAAGCTGGGAATTCAAGCAGGTGCTTACCATGCAAATATGGAACCAAAAGACAAAACCAAAGTTCATAAAAATTGGTCAGCAAATAAAATTCAG GTAGTAGTGGCAACAGTTGCATTTGGTATGGGAATTGATAAACCAGATGTGAGATTTGTTATTCATCATTCAATGAGCAAGTCTATGGAGAATTATTACCAAGAGAGTGGACGTGCAG GTCGAGATGACCTGAAAGCTGACTGTATTTTATACTCTGGTTTTGGAGATATATTCAGAATAAGTTCCATGGTGGTAATGGAAAATGTAGGTCAACAGAAACTTTATGAGATGGTGTCATACTGTCATAATATACACaa ATGTCGCCGTATGTTGATAGCTCAACATTTTGATGAAGTGTGGAATTCTGCAGCTTGCAACAAAATGTGTGATAACTGCTGTAAAGATATTT CATTTGAAAAGAAGAATGTAACTGACCATTGCCGAGATCTAATTAAGATACTGAAACAAGcagaaaaattgaatgaaaaactAACACCACTGAAACTTATTGATGCTTGGTTGGGAAAGGGTGTAGCGAAATTGAGAGTATCTGATGTTGTACCCCCGAAACTTCCGCGTGATGAATTGGAGAAAATTATTGCTCACTTCATCCTACAACAGTATCTTAA AGAAGACTTCAGTTTTACAGCATATGCTACTATTTCATATTTGAAAGTAGGCCCTAAAGCTCATCTTCTGAACAACGAGGAACATATAATTATcatgaaagtaaagaaaaatacaaagggTTCTTCCAAG GTTGAATCACCTCAGGTTTCTAATtctgaaacagagagaaagatggaagaaaaacattttggcAACTTCCAAAATACAGATGTAAAAAAGCATGGAAGTCAGGCTAAACAACTCCATTCTGAGTCTacaaaggcaaagaaaaggaaactggatAACTCAATCATGGAATAA